In one Mucilaginibacter sp. PAMB04168 genomic region, the following are encoded:
- a CDS encoding PLP-dependent cysteine synthase family protein, producing the protein MNDSLTAGLSTELESKFNNLWHLVGNTPMLELQYQHKGKSGCIYVKCEHYNLTGSIKDRMALYIMYKAYLNGNVRPGDTIVEATSGNTGIAFAAIGRALGHSVKIILPNWLSKERIDIIKSMGAEVILISKEQGGFLGSIALAEYMANEFSNIFLPQQFENLYNAEAHETTTGPEIWQQLASIGKQPDAIVAGVGTGGTIMGIGKYLKTQQPGIKTHPLEPAESPTLTTGHKVGSHRIQGISDEFIPAILKLDEMDQVIQAHDGDAILMAQKLARQLGLAVGISSGANLIGAIKLQEQMGYNATIVTMLCDDNKKYLSTDLMKDEPVKEGYLSTNVDFTGYHPISRLKDTYIK; encoded by the coding sequence GTGAACGATAGTCTGACAGCCGGTTTGAGTACCGAACTTGAAAGTAAATTTAACAACCTTTGGCACCTGGTGGGTAATACACCTATGCTGGAATTGCAGTACCAGCATAAAGGTAAATCGGGGTGCATTTATGTAAAATGCGAACATTACAATTTAACCGGCAGCATTAAAGACAGGATGGCTTTATACATTATGTACAAGGCCTACCTTAATGGTAATGTAAGGCCTGGTGATACTATAGTAGAGGCTACCAGTGGCAATACAGGTATTGCATTTGCAGCAATTGGCCGTGCATTAGGCCATTCGGTTAAAATCATTTTGCCTAACTGGTTAAGCAAAGAGCGCATTGATATAATTAAAAGCATGGGCGCCGAGGTTATACTGATTAGTAAAGAACAAGGAGGTTTTTTGGGCAGTATAGCACTGGCCGAATACATGGCCAATGAATTTTCAAATATATTTTTACCACAGCAGTTTGAAAACCTGTACAATGCCGAAGCTCACGAAACAACCACCGGCCCCGAGATATGGCAACAGCTTGCAAGCATAGGTAAACAGCCAGACGCCATTGTTGCGGGCGTTGGTACCGGTGGTACCATTATGGGTATAGGTAAATACCTTAAAACCCAGCAGCCGGGAATAAAGACCCATCCTTTAGAGCCGGCCGAATCGCCAACGCTAACCACCGGTCATAAAGTGGGCAGCCATCGTATTCAGGGTATATCTGATGAGTTTATACCGGCCATTCTGAAATTGGATGAAATGGATCAAGTTATACAAGCCCATGATGGTGATGCCATTTTGATGGCCCAGAAGCTGGCCCGGCAATTGGGCTTGGCGGTAGGCATATCATCAGGTGCAAACCTAATTGGCGCTATCAAACTGCAAGAACAAATGGGTTACAACGCAACCATTGTTACCATGCTTTGTGATGATAATAAAAAGTACCTGAGCACAGACCTCATGAAGGACGAGCCTGTTAAAGAAGGCTACCTGTCTACCAACGTTGATTTCACCGGCTATCATCCTATTAGCCGACTTAAAGACACATACATAAAATAA
- a CDS encoding TlpA disulfide reductase family protein yields the protein MKKIFFATLCLLPFLGKAQSGYTITGKVGNLNAPAKAYLAYMVDGKRVVDSVEMKNGTFAFKGSVASPVPAGITIRHDAAPLTRNMDILGLYLENARIVVNAPDSVKRASIKGSVINDDNKALNEYIKPLRIKMNALKAAWTGVKPQPENPLYVKAADSLRNMIAEEKALYTKFIESHPNSYVALVSFNNIGLGYNFDPKVADVQFNKFSAALRESALGKQTAEKIAIAKKKDLGVLAMDFTQNDVNDKPVKLSDFKGKYVLVDFWASWCAPCRAENPNVVKTYNQLKGKNFEIIGVSLDDKKAAWLKAIETDGLPWVQVSDLKGWKNDVALKYGVSAIPENILIDPTGKVIAKNLRGEELMTKLSALVK from the coding sequence AGCGGCTACACCATTACCGGCAAAGTAGGTAACTTGAATGCGCCTGCCAAAGCATACCTGGCCTATATGGTGGATGGTAAGCGGGTTGTTGATTCGGTAGAGATGAAAAATGGTACGTTTGCATTTAAAGGATCGGTGGCATCACCGGTACCGGCGGGCATAACCATTAGGCATGATGCTGCCCCTTTAACCAGGAACATGGATATTTTGGGATTGTATCTCGAAAATGCCCGTATTGTGGTAAACGCCCCCGACTCAGTTAAACGCGCTTCTATTAAAGGCTCTGTTATTAATGATGACAATAAAGCGCTGAACGAATACATTAAGCCGTTAAGAATTAAAATGAATGCCTTAAAGGCAGCATGGACTGGTGTTAAACCACAACCCGAAAATCCGCTTTATGTTAAAGCGGCTGATAGCTTACGGAATATGATTGCCGAAGAAAAGGCTTTGTACACGAAATTTATTGAATCGCACCCTAACTCCTATGTCGCTTTAGTGAGCTTTAACAATATAGGGTTAGGCTATAATTTCGATCCAAAAGTTGCAGATGTGCAATTCAATAAGTTTTCAGCAGCGCTACGCGAATCGGCACTGGGTAAACAAACGGCCGAAAAGATTGCCATTGCCAAAAAGAAGGATCTAGGCGTATTAGCGATGGACTTTACACAAAATGATGTAAACGACAAACCGGTAAAACTATCTGACTTTAAAGGCAAATATGTATTGGTTGATTTTTGGGCAAGCTGGTGCGCGCCCTGCCGTGCGGAAAACCCAAATGTTGTAAAAACTTACAATCAGCTAAAGGGTAAAAACTTCGAAATTATTGGTGTATCGTTAGATGATAAAAAGGCGGCTTGGTTAAAAGCTATTGAAACAGACGGACTACCCTGGGTACAGGTAAGTGATTTGAAAGGCTGGAAAAACGATGTTGCCCTTAAGTATGGCGTATCTGCCATTCCCGAAAACATTTTGATAGACCCCACCGGGAAAGTAATTGCCAAAAACCTGCGCGGCGAGGAACTGATGACTAAGCTATCGGCCCTGGTAAAATAA
- a CDS encoding protein-disulfide reductase DsbD domain-containing protein: MKKMLLIAATILVSLQLHAQILTPVKWSYGSKKTGKAEAVIFVKATIDAGWHLYSQTVKEGGPVKTTFTFAPSPAYTLVGKTHEPAPITRYEKVFSMNVSFFEKQVIFQQKIKLKAGQATVKGTLEYMTCNDKQCLPPETIEFSIPVK; encoded by the coding sequence ATGAAAAAGATGTTATTGATAGCAGCAACCATACTGGTAAGCCTGCAGTTACACGCACAAATATTAACTCCGGTAAAATGGAGCTACGGCAGTAAAAAAACCGGAAAAGCAGAAGCCGTGATATTTGTTAAAGCAACAATTGATGCGGGATGGCACCTGTACTCACAAACCGTTAAAGAAGGCGGCCCGGTAAAAACCACTTTTACATTCGCACCATCGCCGGCATACACACTGGTTGGTAAAACCCACGAGCCGGCTCCTATTACCCGTTATGAAAAGGTGTTTAGCATGAATGTAAGCTTCTTTGAAAAGCAGGTTATATTTCAGCAAAAAATTAAATTGAAAGCCGGTCAGGCTACTGTAAAAGGCACGTTAGAATATATGACCTGCAATGACAAGCAATGCCTGCCGCCCGAAACTATCGAGTTTAGCATCCCTGTTAAATAA
- a CDS encoding insulinase family protein, which produces MQLKNIYLAIAGTFLLTGHVLAQEKPLPLDPAVRTGKLANGFTYYIRHNEEPKNRVVFYLANKVGSILETDEQQGLAHFMEHMSFNGTRHFPKNALVDYLQKSGVRFGADLNAYTSFDETVYQLPLPTDKPEILQNGIQIMRDWAQDATLDPVEIDKERGVILEEKRLGKGAQERMRNQYFPMLLNQSRYASRLPIGTDDVLKNFKPETLKAYYHTWYRPDLQALIVVGDIDVNQMEQTIKDKFGDLKNPASEQPRIEYKIPLTGQNNFQAVTDPEMTSIVAQVIIKLPGNHLTTVSDYKAEIVNRLFNSMLGARCAELLRQAEPPYIQGGAYIGDFLGDLKNFSASVSVKPQGLEKGLKAVWREIERVKRFGFTATELARAKQSFMNQMESSLKEKNKTSSDNYVNEYLAYFLKNEAAPGIDAEYELAKSALPQIDLAELSRVVKSYIREDNRTILLMAPEKDKAGLPSEATVTAWLKDVETESLKPYNDQVSTLSLLTKAPISGKIIKEVKDEHLGTTTLTLSNGVKVVLKPTPFKNNEVLFNSFSAGGTSLYNDADYQSAANSLIIPSFGAGNYNLTELSKFLSGRQLAVQPYIGERSQGITGGATPKDLETALQLAYAYLTEPRKDVNQFQSIIQRSKAALANRGSDPGTVFKDSVSAFLGNYNIRRTPPTLAKLDQVNLDRAYQIYKERFANAAGTVYTFVGAIDMEAIKPLLEKYVASLPAKSSGTQAKDLHIYPPKGRFEKNIYKGTEQKATVQLFFTGDFNYTDKEKLQLDALKETLQFRLLERLREEEGGVYTPGAYAGASKVPSPRYSFAITFGCAPQNVDKLIASSLDEVNKLKTQGPPQVNVDKYKAEAQRSHETEVKTNKFWLAYLSGALQNNESLTGLDNYAANLQSITTESLKSTAQKYLNGKNYIRFVLMPETERR; this is translated from the coding sequence ATGCAATTAAAAAACATTTACCTGGCCATTGCCGGAACTTTTTTATTAACCGGCCATGTGCTGGCACAAGAGAAACCATTGCCACTGGATCCGGCGGTGCGTACCGGTAAGCTGGCCAATGGCTTTACCTATTATATCCGTCATAACGAAGAACCAAAGAATCGGGTTGTATTCTATCTGGCGAACAAAGTAGGGTCGATTTTGGAAACAGACGAGCAGCAAGGGCTTGCGCACTTTATGGAGCATATGAGCTTTAACGGCACCAGGCATTTCCCTAAAAATGCATTGGTTGATTATCTGCAAAAATCGGGGGTACGCTTTGGTGCTGATCTGAACGCCTACACCAGTTTTGACGAAACCGTTTACCAGTTGCCCCTACCAACCGATAAACCCGAGATATTGCAAAACGGCATCCAAATAATGCGGGACTGGGCGCAAGATGCCACACTGGATCCGGTAGAAATTGACAAGGAACGTGGTGTTATACTGGAGGAAAAACGGCTGGGTAAAGGTGCACAAGAGCGCATGCGCAATCAGTATTTTCCAATGCTGCTTAACCAGTCGCGCTATGCCAGCAGGCTGCCCATAGGTACCGATGACGTACTGAAAAACTTTAAACCCGAAACGCTTAAAGCATACTACCATACCTGGTACCGTCCCGACCTGCAGGCATTGATTGTGGTGGGCGATATTGATGTAAACCAGATGGAGCAAACCATCAAAGATAAATTCGGCGATCTGAAAAACCCGGCCTCTGAGCAACCACGGATTGAATATAAGATACCGCTAACCGGCCAGAATAACTTTCAGGCCGTTACGGATCCTGAAATGACTTCCATTGTGGCGCAGGTAATCATCAAACTTCCTGGTAACCATTTAACAACCGTTTCAGATTATAAAGCAGAAATAGTTAACAGGCTTTTTAATAGCATGCTTGGCGCTCGTTGCGCCGAATTGTTGAGGCAAGCAGAACCACCTTACATTCAGGGCGGCGCATACATTGGCGATTTTTTAGGTGATCTTAAAAATTTTAGTGCAAGTGTATCGGTTAAACCACAAGGGCTGGAAAAGGGACTGAAGGCTGTATGGCGCGAAATTGAAAGGGTTAAACGCTTTGGCTTTACCGCTACGGAGTTAGCCCGTGCAAAACAAAGCTTCATGAACCAGATGGAGTCATCTTTAAAAGAAAAGAACAAAACGAGTTCAGACAATTATGTAAATGAATACCTGGCTTACTTCTTAAAAAACGAAGCTGCGCCCGGTATCGATGCCGAATATGAACTGGCTAAATCAGCCTTGCCGCAAATTGATTTAGCCGAACTAAGTAGGGTAGTTAAGTCTTACATTCGGGAAGATAACCGCACCATCCTGCTAATGGCGCCCGAAAAGGATAAAGCCGGATTACCATCTGAAGCAACAGTAACTGCGTGGTTAAAGGATGTTGAAACCGAAAGCCTTAAGCCATACAATGATCAGGTAAGTACATTGTCTCTACTTACTAAAGCACCGATATCTGGAAAAATCATTAAAGAAGTAAAGGACGAGCATTTAGGAACAACCACGTTAACGCTTAGCAATGGTGTTAAAGTGGTGCTAAAACCAACACCATTTAAAAATAATGAAGTTCTGTTTAATTCATTTTCTGCCGGGGGGACATCGTTATACAATGATGCCGACTATCAAAGTGCTGCTAATTCATTAATTATTCCATCGTTTGGTGCAGGCAATTATAATTTAACAGAATTAAGCAAATTTTTATCTGGCAGGCAGTTAGCGGTTCAACCGTATATTGGTGAGCGCAGTCAGGGAATTACCGGAGGTGCAACTCCAAAAGACCTGGAGACGGCCTTGCAGCTTGCGTATGCTTATTTAACTGAACCCCGTAAAGATGTAAACCAATTTCAAAGCATCATTCAGCGTTCTAAAGCAGCCCTGGCAAATCGGGGCAGCGATCCGGGTACGGTTTTTAAAGATTCAGTGAGCGCATTTTTGGGTAACTATAACATACGCCGCACACCGCCAACACTGGCTAAGTTAGATCAGGTAAACTTGGACAGGGCCTACCAAATTTATAAAGAGCGTTTTGCTAACGCAGCAGGAACGGTATATACCTTTGTTGGTGCTATTGATATGGAAGCTATTAAACCCTTGCTTGAAAAGTATGTAGCATCATTACCGGCAAAAAGCAGTGGAACGCAGGCTAAAGACCTGCATATCTACCCTCCAAAGGGACGATTTGAAAAAAATATTTACAAAGGCACCGAGCAAAAAGCGACTGTGCAGTTATTTTTTACCGGCGATTTTAATTATACCGATAAAGAAAAATTACAGTTAGATGCATTGAAAGAGACATTACAGTTTCGGCTGTTGGAACGCCTGCGCGAAGAAGAGGGCGGCGTTTATACGCCTGGCGCTTACGCCGGGGCAAGCAAAGTTCCTAGTCCGCGTTATAGCTTCGCAATTACTTTTGGTTGTGCGCCGCAAAATGTCGACAAGCTGATAGCATCATCGTTAGATGAGGTGAATAAATTAAAAACGCAGGGTCCGCCCCAGGTAAATGTTGATAAGTATAAAGCCGAAGCGCAACGCAGCCACGAAACCGAAGTTAAAACCAACAAGTTTTGGTTAGCTTACTTGAGCGGAGCCTTACAAAACAATGAGTCACTCACCGGATTAGATAACTATGCAGCTAACCTGCAATCTATCACTACCGAAAGCTTAAAAAGTACAGCACAGAAATACCTAAACGGAAAAAATTATATCAGGTTTGTGCTTATGCCCGAAACCGAACGGCGTTAA
- a CDS encoding Lrp/AsnC family transcriptional regulator: MIMTIKGLDNTDIDILNLLQKNAELTNKEISFTLHKSIATVHERIRRLKEQGYIDRVVAILNSKKIDKSLIAFSQVLLNGHAADTLRQFENEVVQFPEVMECFQMTGTFDFLLRIATSDMNAYHDFYRHKLATLPNIHSIQSFFVLSETKSDTAYPI; encoded by the coding sequence ATGATTATGACCATAAAGGGTTTGGACAATACAGATATAGACATACTTAATCTACTACAGAAGAACGCTGAATTGACCAATAAAGAGATCTCGTTCACCCTGCATAAGTCAATTGCTACGGTTCATGAACGGATTAGACGCTTAAAAGAACAAGGATATATTGATAGGGTGGTAGCCATTTTAAACAGCAAAAAAATTGATAAATCGTTAATTGCTTTTAGCCAGGTACTTTTAAACGGGCATGCGGCAGATACGCTCCGTCAGTTTGAAAATGAGGTGGTTCAATTTCCCGAAGTAATGGAATGCTTCCAGATGACCGGCACCTTCGACTTTCTATTGCGCATTGCCACCAGCGACATGAACGCTTACCATGATTTTTACCGGCATAAATTAGCCACACTACCTAATATTCATTCTATACAAAGCTTTTTTGTATTGTCGGAAACCAAAAGCGATACGGCTTATCCTATCTGA
- a CDS encoding cytochrome c biogenesis protein CcdA encodes MTLQFTHLYRLLLVTLMLSTGLAVNAYSQDTVSTANLEFSPITADTGNAIIIKNSDTVKEKAVAQKNNHTTAAKTDVKKSLWAIFIAGLIGGFAAVLMPCIFPMLPMTVSYFIKSGENKGSGVSRALIYGISIIVIYVVLGLIVTVIFGPAALNSLSTNGVFNFLFFLMLVLFAASFLGAFEITLPSSWGNKMDQQSDKGGMAGIFFMAATLALVSFSCTGPIVGSLLVQAATTGALLGPAVGMFGFSLALAIPFVLFAMFPGMMQSLPKSGGWLNSVKVVLGFLELALAFKFLSNVDLAYHWKLFDREVFLVLWIVIFALMGFYLLGKLTFSHDSKLPYISVPRLFLAIVVLSFTIYMVPGLWGAPLKSLSGLLPPQSTQDFDLYTATLNGGGRLSTSSANEQAPHKYAELFDKPAGLNPYFDYDEGMAYAAKVHKPVMIDFTGHACVNCRKMEASVWTDKEVYQRISQQYVLIQLYVDDKTDLAQTEQITTPQGKQIKTIGNKWSNLEASKFQANSQPFYVLLDNSGNLLVPAGGADYDPVSYLKFLDSGLQAYQKLGR; translated from the coding sequence ATGACCCTTCAATTTACACACTTATACCGGTTGCTATTAGTAACCTTAATGTTATCGACGGGTTTGGCCGTAAATGCTTACAGCCAGGATACGGTATCAACAGCCAATTTGGAGTTTTCTCCCATTACGGCTGATACGGGCAACGCTATTATTATTAAAAACAGCGACACCGTTAAGGAAAAGGCTGTAGCGCAAAAAAACAATCATACAACGGCAGCTAAAACAGACGTAAAAAAATCATTATGGGCCATATTCATCGCCGGCTTAATAGGTGGTTTTGCCGCCGTGCTGATGCCTTGTATTTTCCCAATGCTGCCCATGACGGTGAGCTACTTTATTAAAAGTGGTGAAAATAAGGGAAGCGGGGTGAGCAGGGCGCTCATTTACGGCATTTCTATTATTGTTATTTACGTAGTGCTGGGGTTAATTGTAACGGTCATATTCGGGCCGGCAGCGCTTAATAGCCTTTCTACCAATGGGGTATTTAACTTTCTGTTTTTTTTAATGCTGGTGTTATTTGCCGCTTCTTTTTTAGGCGCTTTCGAAATAACGTTACCCAGTTCATGGGGCAATAAAATGGACCAGCAGTCGGACAAAGGCGGCATGGCGGGTATCTTTTTTATGGCGGCTACCTTGGCGCTTGTGTCTTTTAGTTGTACGGGCCCTATTGTGGGCTCGTTATTGGTGCAGGCTGCAACTACTGGTGCCTTATTAGGGCCTGCGGTAGGTATGTTTGGCTTTTCGCTGGCACTGGCTATACCGTTTGTACTGTTTGCTATGTTTCCGGGTATGATGCAGTCGTTACCCAAATCAGGCGGCTGGCTAAATAGTGTAAAAGTTGTATTAGGCTTTTTGGAACTTGCCTTAGCTTTCAAGTTTCTTTCTAACGTTGATTTGGCCTACCACTGGAAACTGTTTGACCGTGAAGTGTTCCTGGTACTTTGGATTGTTATTTTTGCCCTAATGGGCTTTTATTTGCTGGGCAAGTTAACCTTTAGCCATGATAGTAAGTTGCCGTATATTTCGGTGCCCAGGCTGTTTTTAGCCATTGTCGTTTTGTCGTTCACCATATACATGGTTCCGGGCTTATGGGGGGCGCCGCTTAAATCCTTATCGGGGCTTTTGCCGCCGCAGTCAACGCAGGATTTTGACTTGTATACGGCTACCCTGAATGGTGGCGGACGACTCAGCACGTCATCTGCCAATGAACAGGCACCACATAAATATGCCGAGCTTTTTGATAAGCCGGCAGGCTTAAACCCTTACTTTGATTATGACGAGGGTATGGCGTATGCAGCCAAAGTGCATAAACCCGTGATGATTGATTTTACCGGACACGCCTGCGTTAACTGCCGAAAAATGGAAGCCAGTGTTTGGACCGACAAAGAGGTTTACCAGCGCATTAGCCAGCAATATGTGCTGATACAGCTATACGTTGATGACAAGACCGACCTGGCACAAACTGAACAAATTACTACACCGCAGGGAAAACAAATAAAAACTATAGGCAACAAATGGAGCAATCTGGAAGCATCAAAATTTCAGGCCAATTCGCAGCCTTTTTATGTACTGTTGGATAATAGCGGCAATTTGCTGGTACCGGCAGGCGGAGCAGATTATGATCCGGTTAGTTACCTGAAATTTTTAGATAGCGGTTTGCAGGCTTACCAAAAGTTGGGCAGGTAA